In Rhododendron vialii isolate Sample 1 chromosome 9a, ASM3025357v1, the following are encoded in one genomic region:
- the LOC131301423 gene encoding integrin-linked protein kinase 1-like isoform X1 produces MEVAAQLKRGISRQFSTGSLRLSGKFSFKRQNSLDPRRNTLRFSFGRQSSLDPIRRSSPANDELSVPENLDCTMQLLFMACRGDERGVQDLLDDSGIDVNSIDLDGRTALHIAACEGHVEVVKLLLTRKANIDARDRWGSTAAADAKYYGHVEVYNILKARGAKIPKVRKTPMVVANPREVPEYELNPLELQVRKSDGITKGTYQVAKWNGTKVSVKILDKDRYADPESINAFKHELTLLEKVRHPNVVQFVGAVTQNIPMMIVSEYHSKGDLGCYLQKKGRLSLPKALRFALDISRGMNYLQGCKPDPIIHCDLKPKNILLDSGGQLKVAGFGLIKLSKLSSDKAKLLQSEAQIDRSSLYLAPEVYRDEIFDRSVDVYSFGLILYEMVEGVQPFHPRSAEDAAKLMCLEGKRPPFKTKSKHYPPDLKELIEECWDPETVIRPTFSEIIIRLDKIVANCSKHGGWKDTFKLPWYVSLAGYPRVQ; encoded by the exons ATGGAGGTAGCGGCGCAGTTGAAGCGGGGGATATCCCGTCAATTCTCGACGGGGTCCTTGCGCCTGAGCGGGAAATTCAGCTTCAAGAGGCAGAACTCGCTCGACCCGCGGCGCAACACGCTCCGGTTCAGCTTCGGGCGCCAGTCGTCGCTTGACCCCATCCGGCGGAGCAGCCCCGCCAACGACGAGCTGTCGGTGCCGGAGAATCTCGACTGCACGATGCAGCTGCTGTTCATGGCGTGTAG GGGCGACGAGAGGGGAGTGCAGGATTTGCTCGACGACAGCGGCATTGACGTGAATAGCATCGATTTGGATGGGCGCACGGCTCTGCACATTGCGGCTTGCGAAGGGCACGTGGAGGTTGTGAAGCTGTTGCTCACCCGGAAGGCTAATATTGATGCCCGCGATCGGTGGGGCAGTACG GCAGCCGCTGATGCAAAATACTACGGACATGTAGAAGTTTACAATATTCTGAAGGCCCGTGGAGCCAAAATTCCG AAAGTCAGAAAGACACCAATGGTGGTTGCAAATCCTCGAGAAGTTCCAGAGTATGAGCTCAATCCTCTAGAGCTTCAGGTTCGCAAGAGTGATGGTATTACAAAG GGGACATATCAAGTAGCTAAATGGAATGGCACAAAAGTTTCTGTAAAGATACTTGATAAGGACCGTTATGCAGACCCTGAAAGCAT AAATGCTTTCAAACATGAGTTAACTTTGTTAGAGAAGGTCCGACATCCTAATGTTGTTCAATTCGTTGGAGCTGTTACCCAAAATATACCTATGATGATTGTTTCAGAGTATCATTCTAAA GGTGACCTAGGGTGCTATCTTCAAAAGAAAGGGCGTCTGTCTCTACCTAAAGCTCTAAGATTTGCTCTTGATATTTCAAG GGGCATGAATTATCTTCAAGGATGTAAACCAGACCCAATTATCCACTGCGATTTAAAGCCTAA AAATATTTTGCTGGACTCTGGAGGTCAGTTGAAAGTAGCTGGATTTGGTTTGATAAAATTGTCTAAATTATCATCAGACAAGGCAAAGCTATTGCAGTCAGAAGCTCAGATTGACCGTTCAA GTCTGTATTTGGCACCTGAGGTTTATAGAGACGAAATATTTGACAGAAGTGTGGATGTGTACTCATTCGGTCTTATTCTTTATGAG ATGGTGGAGGGAGTCCAACCATTTCACCCCAGGTCTGCAGAAGATGCCGCTAAATTGATGTGTTTGGAAGGAAAGAGACCACCATTCAAGACAAAAAGCAAACATTATCCTCCGGATCTGAAAGA GTTGATTGAAGAATGTTGGGATCCCGAAACTGTCATTAGACCGACTTTCTCGGAGATAATCATTCGGTTGGACAAAATTGTTGCAAACTGCTCCAAACATGGAGGTTGGAAAGACACCTTTAAGCTCCCATGGTATGTTTCTCTTGCTGGGTATCCAAGGGTACAATAA
- the LOC131301423 gene encoding integrin-linked protein kinase 1-like isoform X2, producing the protein MEVAAQLKRGISRQFSTGSLRLSGKFSFKRQNSLDPRRNTLRFSFGRQSSLDPIRRSSPANDELSVPENLDCTMQLLFMACRGDERGVQDLLDDSGIDVNSIDLDGRTALHIAACEGHVEVVKLLLTRKANIDARDRWGSTAAADAKYYGHVEVYNILKARGAKIPKVRKTPMVVANPREVPEYELNPLELQVRKSDGITKGTYQVAKWNGTKVSVKILDKDRYADPESINAFKHELTLLEKVRHPNVVQFVGAVTQNIPMMIVSEYHSKGDLGCYLQKKGRLSLPKALRFALDISRGMNYLQGCKPDPIIHCDLKPKNILLDSGGQLKVAGFGLIKLSKLSSDKAKLLQSEAQIDRSSLYLAPEVYRDEIFDRSVDVYSFGLILYEMVEGVQPFHPRSAEDAAKLMCLEGKRPPFKTKSKHYPPDLKELIEECWDPETVIRPTFSEIIIRLDKIVANCSKHGGWKDTFKLPWI; encoded by the exons ATGGAGGTAGCGGCGCAGTTGAAGCGGGGGATATCCCGTCAATTCTCGACGGGGTCCTTGCGCCTGAGCGGGAAATTCAGCTTCAAGAGGCAGAACTCGCTCGACCCGCGGCGCAACACGCTCCGGTTCAGCTTCGGGCGCCAGTCGTCGCTTGACCCCATCCGGCGGAGCAGCCCCGCCAACGACGAGCTGTCGGTGCCGGAGAATCTCGACTGCACGATGCAGCTGCTGTTCATGGCGTGTAG GGGCGACGAGAGGGGAGTGCAGGATTTGCTCGACGACAGCGGCATTGACGTGAATAGCATCGATTTGGATGGGCGCACGGCTCTGCACATTGCGGCTTGCGAAGGGCACGTGGAGGTTGTGAAGCTGTTGCTCACCCGGAAGGCTAATATTGATGCCCGCGATCGGTGGGGCAGTACG GCAGCCGCTGATGCAAAATACTACGGACATGTAGAAGTTTACAATATTCTGAAGGCCCGTGGAGCCAAAATTCCG AAAGTCAGAAAGACACCAATGGTGGTTGCAAATCCTCGAGAAGTTCCAGAGTATGAGCTCAATCCTCTAGAGCTTCAGGTTCGCAAGAGTGATGGTATTACAAAG GGGACATATCAAGTAGCTAAATGGAATGGCACAAAAGTTTCTGTAAAGATACTTGATAAGGACCGTTATGCAGACCCTGAAAGCAT AAATGCTTTCAAACATGAGTTAACTTTGTTAGAGAAGGTCCGACATCCTAATGTTGTTCAATTCGTTGGAGCTGTTACCCAAAATATACCTATGATGATTGTTTCAGAGTATCATTCTAAA GGTGACCTAGGGTGCTATCTTCAAAAGAAAGGGCGTCTGTCTCTACCTAAAGCTCTAAGATTTGCTCTTGATATTTCAAG GGGCATGAATTATCTTCAAGGATGTAAACCAGACCCAATTATCCACTGCGATTTAAAGCCTAA AAATATTTTGCTGGACTCTGGAGGTCAGTTGAAAGTAGCTGGATTTGGTTTGATAAAATTGTCTAAATTATCATCAGACAAGGCAAAGCTATTGCAGTCAGAAGCTCAGATTGACCGTTCAA GTCTGTATTTGGCACCTGAGGTTTATAGAGACGAAATATTTGACAGAAGTGTGGATGTGTACTCATTCGGTCTTATTCTTTATGAG ATGGTGGAGGGAGTCCAACCATTTCACCCCAGGTCTGCAGAAGATGCCGCTAAATTGATGTGTTTGGAAGGAAAGAGACCACCATTCAAGACAAAAAGCAAACATTATCCTCCGGATCTGAAAGA GTTGATTGAAGAATGTTGGGATCCCGAAACTGTCATTAGACCGACTTTCTCGGAGATAATCATTCGGTTGGACAAAATTGTTGCAAACTGCTCCAAACATGGAGGTTGGAAAGACACCTTTAAGCTCCCATG GATATAA